The Candidatus Nitrosocosmicus franklandus genome contains a region encoding:
- a CDS encoding 50S ribosomal protein L6: MSTKPEFYTNELSIPENVTIQKEDNTIITKGSNGTVQKDFTKMPVAIEVKKDKVIIKSYSNRKSDYALVNTIKSIIQNMIKGSTTGFTYKLKIVFAHFPISVKIKGQEVHIENFFGERSSRISRIVGKETKVVVQGDDILVTGPNIESVSQTAANIESSTKIKNKDSRVFLDGVYIYSKAK; the protein is encoded by the coding sequence ATGTCTACTAAACCCGAATTTTATACAAATGAACTTTCAATTCCGGAGAATGTTACTATACAAAAAGAGGATAATACCATTATCACGAAGGGATCAAATGGCACCGTTCAGAAGGACTTTACTAAAATGCCCGTTGCTATTGAAGTGAAAAAGGATAAGGTTATAATCAAGTCTTATAGCAATAGAAAAAGCGATTACGCTTTAGTTAATACTATTAAGAGCATTATACAAAATATGATTAAGGGATCTACGACCGGATTTACATACAAACTAAAAATTGTATTTGCTCACTTTCCCATCTCTGTTAAAATCAAAGGTCAAGAAGTCCATATTGAGAATTTCTTTGGGGAACGTTCGTCTCGAATATCGAGAATAGTCGGTAAGGAAACTAAGGTGGTAGTACAAGGGGATGATATTTTAGTTACAGGACCTAATATTGAAAGTGTTTCTCAAACGGCGGCCAATATAGAGTCTTCTACTAAGATAAAGAATAAAGATTCAAGAGTGTTCCTTGATGGAGTTTACATATACTCAAAAGCCAAATAA
- a CDS encoding LLM class flavin-dependent oxidoreductase, giving the protein MKNKIAFSTGSLLNPKQVLDFSSNIDANKNVHSLWTPESWGKEAFSILGAISQVTKRIKIGTSIINIYTRTPATICMGAITLDLLSEHRVILGLGTSTPPLIENLHGLKFNNPVQRMREYIESIRLLLRKGKTSYDGRIVKITNFELLDHSRKDIPIFVAAVNPRMLNLSKEIADGVILYLKPKDEMETIARQTHDNKNGKSFTKASVIITSVYNRDPSQAVKRAARTLVFYISVGKIYYDYLLNTRHCEIIKKIYTDYHKFGIEEALKNIKTEILDDFVIAGSINECISQIKAFRRTGIDLPILQVNPILSPSGSLSYKDFFDL; this is encoded by the coding sequence ATGAAGAATAAAATTGCATTTAGCACCGGCTCACTATTGAACCCAAAACAGGTATTGGATTTTTCGTCAAATATAGATGCTAATAAGAATGTTCATTCACTATGGACACCGGAATCATGGGGCAAGGAAGCGTTCTCTATTCTAGGAGCAATTTCTCAAGTCACTAAGAGAATAAAGATAGGCACCTCAATCATTAATATCTATACAAGAACTCCTGCAACAATTTGCATGGGAGCGATTACATTGGATTTGCTCTCTGAACATCGAGTTATCCTTGGATTAGGAACAAGTACACCTCCACTCATAGAAAACTTGCATGGATTGAAATTTAATAATCCTGTTCAAAGAATGAGAGAATATATTGAATCTATCAGACTATTACTTAGGAAAGGTAAAACAAGCTATGATGGTCGCATAGTAAAGATTACTAATTTCGAACTCTTGGATCATTCAAGGAAAGACATACCTATCTTTGTGGCAGCAGTTAATCCAAGAATGCTAAATCTCTCGAAGGAAATTGCCGACGGTGTTATTTTGTATTTAAAACCAAAAGACGAAATGGAAACTATAGCTAGACAGACCCACGATAATAAAAACGGTAAGTCATTTACAAAGGCATCTGTAATTATTACATCCGTGTATAACAGGGATCCTTCCCAAGCAGTTAAGCGAGCAGCAAGGACATTAGTTTTTTACATTTCCGTTGGTAAGATATATTATGATTATTTATTAAATACAAGACATTGTGAAATAATAAAAAAAATATATACAGACTATCACAAATTTGGTATTGAAGAGGCACTTAAAAATATTAAGACCGAGATTTTAGATGATTTTGTGATCGCAGGAAGTATAAATGAATGCATAAGTCAAATCAAAGCATTCAGGAGGACAGGTATCGATTTACCCATTTTACAAGTGAATCCCATCTTAAGTCCATCTGGGAGTTTAAGTTACAAGGATTTCTTTGATTTATGA
- a CDS encoding aminotransferase class I/II-fold pyridoxal phosphate-dependent enzyme, translating into MLDKNNFTYFTNVLNKLNEDCLYRHLRVVGEAIHQGNTKSGNDICNFSSNDYLGLSKNEDVIKKFRNLSLESVSQCSSRLISGNTLVLEKLEKALSKHRNTESSLLYPTGYMANLGVIGCIADRNTAIFSDELNHASIIDACKLSNAKTYVFSHNDTIELKKMVTNSSERRKIIVTEGIFSMNGGYAQLDEISEIAEKYGCILIVDDSHGDFIVGDKKLKNYSGTPSLFGVEQKVDIHISSLSKGLGCFGGYVSCPHLIRNYLINKSRSFIFTSALPEFLCELAMLSLELAKKGIQQERLENNINYFQKIAHEQDIPGLVHGVQSPINPIIIGSEKKTITISKKLLNRGYYVQGIRYPTVKKNEAQLRISLSSLHTYHQISALVDNINQLIRNC; encoded by the coding sequence GTGCTAGACAAAAATAACTTTACCTATTTTACAAATGTTTTAAACAAATTAAATGAAGATTGTCTATACAGACATTTAAGAGTAGTTGGTGAAGCTATTCACCAAGGAAATACAAAGTCTGGAAATGATATTTGTAATTTTTCTTCAAATGATTATTTAGGATTATCTAAGAATGAAGATGTAATCAAGAAATTTAGAAATTTAAGTCTCGAGTCAGTATCGCAATGTAGTTCGAGATTAATTAGTGGTAATACTTTAGTCCTAGAAAAATTGGAAAAAGCGCTTTCTAAACACAGAAACACAGAGTCATCATTACTTTATCCAACGGGATACATGGCAAATTTGGGTGTGATAGGTTGTATTGCAGATAGAAATACGGCGATTTTTAGTGATGAACTGAATCATGCAAGCATTATCGATGCTTGTAAATTATCCAATGCAAAAACCTATGTTTTTTCTCACAATGACACAATAGAGCTTAAAAAGATGGTTACAAACTCGAGTGAGCGCAGAAAAATCATTGTTACAGAAGGAATATTTAGCATGAACGGCGGTTACGCTCAGTTAGATGAAATATCTGAAATTGCTGAAAAATATGGATGTATCCTAATTGTTGACGATTCACATGGAGACTTCATAGTGGGTGATAAAAAATTGAAAAACTATTCGGGGACACCCAGCTTGTTTGGCGTTGAACAAAAGGTGGACATTCATATAAGTAGCCTAAGTAAAGGATTAGGTTGTTTTGGTGGTTATGTTAGCTGTCCACATTTGATTAGGAACTATTTAATTAATAAATCTAGATCATTTATCTTTACATCGGCTTTACCTGAATTTTTGTGCGAACTTGCTATGCTTTCATTAGAATTGGCAAAAAAAGGTATACAACAAGAAAGACTTGAGAATAATATTAATTATTTTCAAAAAATTGCACATGAGCAAGATATTCCTGGACTAGTACACGGAGTTCAAAGTCCTATTAACCCGATAATCATAGGAAGTGAGAAAAAGACTATAACTATTTCAAAAAAGTTACTAAATCGTGGATATTATGTTCAAGGTATTAGATATCCAACAGTTAAAAAGAATGAAGCGCAATTAAGAATTTCGCTCTCATCGTTGCATACTTATCATCAGATCTCAGCTTTGGTTGACAATATCAATCAACTGATAAGAAATTGTTGA
- a CDS encoding thiolase family protein codes for MRVAITESDTQKFTKNTNFTVAEIASRSIIKLLLKSRIQKSEIDGIIVSSNSFEPYLSNIIAEMVGIKPKFSTKVENLCNSGTSGILLAYSLIQSGLCNAVLVTGVDKQDSPGNKLNWDITRGIFDMPVHWASLFASNHFRKYGTTQEDLAFVSLKNHRNANKNPNAIFFEKYFTFDQIIDAQVVAAPLKKFDCCYPCEGASSVLLVSEELAARFEQPIWIIGISQSNLGASFASVNKILDGIVSTKIAARDAFSQSKLTPSDIDIAELHDAFSILEIMAYEDIGFVKKGEGKKMLREHFVYTNTRGGLLGCGHPIGATGIDQTSEITLQLQGLAKQRQVNNLKTGLVHNMAAAGTSTSIIILKN; via the coding sequence ATGAGAGTAGCAATAACAGAGTCGGATACACAGAAATTTACAAAGAATACGAACTTTACAGTAGCGGAAATCGCATCAAGATCTATAATTAAACTATTACTTAAATCAAGGATCCAAAAGTCCGAAATTGATGGAATAATTGTATCAAGTAATTCATTTGAACCTTACTTGAGCAACATTATTGCAGAAATGGTTGGAATTAAACCCAAATTTTCTACTAAGGTGGAAAATCTCTGCAATTCTGGAACCAGTGGTATTTTACTAGCATATTCTTTGATCCAATCAGGATTGTGTAATGCAGTTTTGGTAACTGGTGTAGATAAACAAGACAGTCCTGGAAACAAATTGAACTGGGATATTACAAGAGGTATTTTTGACATGCCAGTTCATTGGGCATCACTATTTGCAAGTAATCACTTCCGAAAATATGGTACAACTCAGGAGGATTTGGCTTTCGTCTCTTTAAAGAATCATAGAAATGCAAACAAGAACCCAAATGCGATTTTTTTTGAAAAGTACTTTACTTTTGATCAAATAATAGACGCACAAGTTGTTGCAGCACCTCTAAAAAAATTCGACTGCTGTTATCCTTGTGAAGGCGCATCATCAGTGCTGTTGGTATCCGAAGAATTAGCGGCAAGATTTGAACAACCTATTTGGATAATTGGAATTTCACAAAGCAATCTAGGTGCAAGTTTTGCCTCTGTGAATAAAATTCTAGACGGCATAGTATCTACCAAGATAGCAGCAAGAGATGCGTTCAGTCAGTCTAAGCTGACCCCATCCGATATTGATATTGCTGAGTTGCACGACGCTTTTTCTATATTAGAAATAATGGCTTATGAGGATATTGGTTTTGTAAAAAAAGGCGAGGGTAAAAAAATGCTTAGAGAACATTTTGTTTATACAAATACAAGAGGTGGTTTGTTAGGCTGTGGTCACCCAATAGGAGCCACAGGGATCGATCAAACCTCAGAGATAACACTTCAACTGCAAGGTTTGGCCAAGCAAAGACAAGTCAATAATCTAAAAACAGGACTCGTTCACAACATGGCTGCTGCAGGTACATCTACATCAATAATAATATTAAAGAATTAG
- a CDS encoding nucleotidyltransferase family protein produces MKAVILAGGFGKRLKPITDNRPKPMIEILGKPIIEWQIRLLSKNNIREIIICVGYLKEQIINHIASGNKFNVNVAYMVEEEPLGTGGALKNTQSLLKDEKNGFFMINGDILTNLDFSALSHKNEFNSLAVVPLRSPFGIVDFNEQLYVTGFKEKPNILDKWINAGVYFFNQEIFNYLPDKGNIETTALPAMANEQKLKAKKFEKSFWKSIDSHKDIEESSKELAKFYPK; encoded by the coding sequence TTGAAAGCAGTAATATTAGCAGGAGGGTTTGGAAAGAGACTTAAGCCCATCACAGACAATCGGCCAAAACCAATGATTGAAATTTTAGGTAAGCCAATTATTGAATGGCAAATACGATTACTATCCAAAAATAACATAAGAGAGATCATTATTTGTGTAGGATATCTCAAGGAACAAATAATTAATCACATCGCTAGCGGAAATAAATTTAATGTTAATGTGGCATATATGGTTGAAGAAGAACCTCTGGGTACAGGAGGGGCCTTAAAAAACACTCAATCTTTGTTGAAAGATGAGAAAAATGGTTTTTTCATGATCAATGGAGATATTCTGACTAATTTAGACTTTAGTGCACTATCTCATAAAAATGAATTCAATTCATTAGCAGTAGTTCCACTAAGAAGCCCGTTCGGGATCGTAGATTTTAACGAACAACTATATGTTACAGGGTTTAAGGAAAAACCTAATATTCTAGACAAGTGGATTAACGCCGGAGTATACTTCTTTAACCAGGAAATCTTTAACTATCTTCCTGATAAAGGAAATATAGAAACTACAGCCCTTCCCGCCATGGCAAACGAACAAAAATTGAAAGCAAAAAAATTCGAAAAATCATTTTGGAAATCAATAGATTCGCACAAAGACATAGAAGAATCCTCTAAAGAACTTGCCAAATTTTATCCCAAGTAA